The window TTCCGTCGCTACTTAAAAGAGCGGGTGGAAAATCAAGTTACCTCCTTTCAATTTCACTACATTAAAGGTGACGCATTGCAACCGTTAGATGAATGCTCGCGCTACACCCAACTTTTACAAGCCCAAGCCATTGATTTATGTTGCTTAGGAGTTGGAGGAAACGGGCATTTGGCTTTTAATGAGCCATCTGTTGCTGATTTCAATGACCCTCATTCTGTGAAACTCGTAAAGCTTGACGAATCTACGCGTCTTGCACAAATGAAAAGCGGTGATTTTCCCGTTCTTGAAGCTGTGCCACAGTATGCTTTTACGCTGACCCTTCCCATGCTTTGCTCTGCTCAAAAAATTCTCTGTCTCGCACCAGGGAAACATAAAGCATCTGCGGTAAAAACAATGTTGCAGGGTTCAATTGTTGAAGATTATCCAGCTTCAATCCTGCGAACAAAATCTCAAGCCATATTATTTTTGGATGCCGATGCGGCAACAATGCTTTAATTCCCTTAATAATCTTCATTTCATTCAACCTTAAAAAGCCCAATGAGTAAGGCGATGGGTGCTATGAGTAGCATCCACATTGTTTGTGGCAAACCATACTGTTGAGCAACCCAACCCAGTACAAACGGAGCTAAACCACCCACGAAACCCGCCAGGTTGTTGAGCGTCATGACGGTACCACTCTGCCCTGGCATCGCTGTGTACAATCGCCCCTGAAGAATAGAGTACCAACCTGCATTCAGGAACCCCAGCAAGCCGAGAATGATTAACTTAACATCAATATTAGGCACAACCAAAAAAGCCGGGTAAAGACACAAAACAATCATTGCACTCAACCTCAAATAAGCGAGTCCTTGCACTCGTTCAAGTAAGGGAATCAGGAGAAAATCTCCAAGTAAGCCAAACCCCAACCATACGGTGATAGCAAAACTCGCCTGTGTGTTGCTTGCACCCACGACATCAACAAAATACAGGGCTAAAAAACCACGCAGAACATCCAACATTAAATCTGAACATTGCAACAACGTTAACCAACGAATTACGTTGCGTCGTTTTAAGCTGTTGATAGCTTGACGGATACCATCGTTGAAACTTCGTATAGGCTGCTCAACTTGAGATGAGGCGGTTAGAGTTACGATTGGATACTTCCACAAGATTCCTACCACTAATACCGTTAGTACCGCCAAGATTAAAAACACACTCCGCCAACTTTGATTTAATCCTATAGCACCCGCTAAAGCCAAAGGTCCAAGGACATTACCAACCGAACCCGCCAATGTCCAACGTGCCATGTTTTGCTCGTGGCGCGTTGGTTCGATGTCCATCAACGTCGCCTGGGAAAGATTGACAAAGGAGCCAGAGGCGGGATAAAACAGCACAAACGCGGCTAATAACCCAAAAAAGTGATGACTGAGGGAAATGAGCAATAATGCAAAAGCAAAAGCAACGCCTCCCCCCAAAATCAATTGCCGTCGCTGACCCAAATCTCCTAAAATACCCAGAATTGGCTCTATCAGGCTGCTGATTGTATTGGGTATGGTCAGCAACAGTCCCACTTGCATATATGAAAGATGCAAATCCGTCCGAATCAACGGATAAGCTGCACCCCCCACTCCATCCACAAGCTCGTCTAATAACTCAATCGCCAGGAAGATAATCGTTAATAAAATGACAGTCCTGGTCGTTTTGTTTTTACTATCCAATGACATCGTGAACTTCTCCCGTCCTCAGAATTTGAACACCAGCGCAACATCTTCAAGGGCGTTGGCGAGAAAGGAGGGGGAATCCACGAACAGAATCTCCGCCTTAGTTGTAAGGCGAATCGCGGGCTGGATTGGGTTCTATAAGATTACCAGGGAGGAAAAGTCATAGAAGCGAAGGGTAAAGAAAGAACTGGAAAATAGGTCTGTAGCCTATTGTAGACAGACCCGAAGAGATTGTCTTCTTGATAGGTTGTTACTTTACAGACTCAAAAGTTTGCAGCAACACACATATACTATCGAGGTGATTGGCATGTTACAGCGCGTCTAATTGAGTTGTACAACTCAGGTGAAGCCGAAAAAATCAAAGTTAGAGTTCCAGTTTAGCGAGGTACTTTTTCAAGTTTTCGGGTCGGTAGTCCGAGCGCTTTTTCCAGCGAAGTATGACACTTTCATGCAAGTCTTCAAACTTATCGCCAACATCCCGGAGTTTGAAACCTGCCAATAGGGCCGCCTTACTAATAAGACTCTTGGCAACAATATGAAAATCGCAGCAAGAATCAGGGTCAACCGTCGGGTTAATATGGCTGAGATCGAACTCCAGACCCAACCCTAGGGAGCCAACGGAATCAATCATCCACTTCAAGGCAGTATCCGATAACTGACTATGCTCCTTCAACCCGCCGCCGACACAGCCATGATCTCCTGGAAACCAGATTTGATGTAGAACTTGTTCTTCCGCATCCGGGTCTTTTACCATCGGCGTCACATCGAAGACTTTACGCGCCTCATCAATCGCCACCGCATGGAGGGCGTTTTTAATCATGGGATTAAGCTGCGTGTCGTGAAATCTATATTTATTATTAATCCGTTGATCTAGGTGCAGGAAAGGTGTTAAATCGGGAATTCCCAAAGAACCCACTGTATCCCAGCAACCTAAAAGGGTAATCGGGACGCGATCGCCATAGTTGTTCCGGAACTCTACAGCTTCCTCGCTACTGGGTTTGCTGCCCCGGCTGGTGTAAAGTTCATAAGCTTTTGGCACTTGGCGGATGTGGTAACGTCTGAGCAGACCCGAATTATAAATGAGTCCAGCCAGACTCCTGACCGTATAAGCACCGCGACTGAAGCCAAAGAGGTAGATCTCATCTCCCTCAACATAGTTAAGGCAAAGAAAACGATAGGCATCTTGGATATTGTCGTCAATTCCTTTGCCAAAAGCGCCGCCGAAAAGCTTGTCTGCTTCATTTTCCGTACCAACGCCCTCCTCATAGTAGAGGATTTGAGGAGTTCCATCACTCGCGAACGGTTGAATCGCTTGTGCAATTTTAACGACATTGGTTGGACAAGGACTGGTTAACTGTTGCCAAGTTCCATCACAGCAAACGATCAGGCGTTTCATTCTCTACGTTTATGGAAGCTAGTTGATTGTGTTATTGATTTTAACCTTTTTTAATACAGGTCTCTAATTGTCAATCTATCTTAAGAATGAATTTGAAAAGTGAGCATCGGGTGTTGACTTACACAAATCAGTAGGTCTTTTCTAAAATCCTGATCAGGGATTGAAACCGACCACAACTTTAGATGTAATAGTCTCCACTAAGTTGAAATTAACGAACCTTCTTTTCAGGGATTAAGACGATTTCTTGTGTAGATACCGTGGTAACCGTTAATTTTTAGCTGACACTCGCCTGCATCCTGGATCAATCAACCTGGGTTTTACCCATTAGAGCAGTAGAAAAGTTCAGTTGACTGATCTGTTCTCTTGTAAAAAATGTTGATTTTGTCAAGGAGTAAGTTCTACGCTTGTTCCTCGGCTCACAGGGCAAACCGATCTAAGACACACAACTAACGTGATTTGGATAATTTTCCCTGTAGAGAAAATCTCTGAGAATTACCCTTAAGGAAGATTGACAAAAAGCTAACTGATTGAACAGCTTGACGGTTTAAGTCTATCGTTTGCCAAAAGCGGCTCAGGCCATTCATGGGTAAGCAGTCTAGTCAAATTTTAGCGGGTGCATTGCGATCGCGAAATGTAGCTCATCGAACCTACCGACATTCTTAGGTCAGGTAGCTCTAGGGGTGCGCTATTACCCACGAAACAGCACACTTTAACACAGGTTACAAAACTAACATCTACTTTAAAAGCCATGGAAATCCTTGCATACACTCATTGGTCGCTCAATCACGAACAGGCAGATCACCTCGAACCAGAAGCTGACGAGTGGAAATTCTTCCAGGGACTGAACTGGAAGCCACGTAGTTCAGCTTGGATTGGGTTAATTTCCTCAATGATGGCGCTGCTCATTTTAAGCGTCGCTAGTAGCGCGATGGCGGCTTTCGTAAGAACCAACGGCAGTCCTCTCAATATTCGCACCAGCCCTGGTGGTAGAGTAGTTGGCAGCTTACCCAACGGCACATTCATCTCCCTCAATGGTCGCGCTTCCGGGGGGTGGAGTCAGCTTTCTAGTGGAAACTGGGCTTATAGTCGCTGGATTAGTAGTAGCGGTGGCAGTGGCGGCGGCGGTGGGGGTGCTCCCGGTGTCCTGGCTTATGTCCGCACTGAAGGTGGTTCGCTCCATGTCCGCTCTAGCCCCGGTGGTAGGATTGTTGGCAGCTTACCCAATGGTACCAGCATCTCCCTCAATGGTCGGTCTTCAGGGGGTTGGAGTCAGCTTTCTAATGGAAACTGGGTTTATAGCCGCTGGATTAGTAGTAGCGGCGGCAGTGCAGGCGGCGGGGGGGGTACACCCTCCGGTACTTTACAACGCGATAGTAGTGGGCAACCCGTCACCAACCTGCAAACTCGCTTGAAAGCCCTTGGTTTTTACACCGCCCCAGTCACCGGCTATTATGGCGACTTAACCGAAGCAGCGGTGAGAGACTTTCAGCGATCGCGGGGCATCCAAGTCAATGGAATTGCTGGCCCCCAGACCCAATCCGCCTTGTATAGTACCACTGCTGGTGGCAGTGCGGGGGGGGGTGGGGGTTCCCCCTCAACTCTTTTGCAACGCGGTAGCCGGGGTTCAAGCGTTACCAACCTGCAAAATCGGCTGAAAGCCCTTGGTTTGTTTACAGGACCCGTCACGGGCTATTATGGCGAGTTAACCGAAGCGGCGGTGAGAAACTTTCAGCGATCGCGGGGCATCCAAGTTAACGGCATTGCTGGCCCCCAAACTACTGCCGCTTTGTATGGAACCAATAGTGGCAGTGTCGGCGGCGGCGGTGCCCCCTCAACTACCTTGCAACGTGGCAGTAGTGGTTCAGCCGTCAACAACCTGCAAAATCGTCTGAAAACCCTTGGGTTCTATACCGCTTCAGTCACCGGGTATTATGGGGACGTAACCGAAGCGGCGGTGAGAGACTTTCAGCGATCGCGGGGCATCCAAGTTAACGGCATTGCTGGCTCCCAAACCCAAGCGGCTTTGTATAGTGGAAGCAGCGTAACCTATTAATTAAAGCTTGTGGGTTTCCATGGTTTGTGACTACTGAGTTTCACAACATGGAGCCACTAAAAACTCCACAGATTCTTGTGTTTCATTTGGCCCACACCTCCGTGTGGGCTATTTTCTGGCGTTGAGGGTTCGGAAAACCTCTAGAACTTGAGATTGAGTCATACCGGGCTGAATTTCGGGTCGATACAGCATTTCGATCACAGCTTTATCAATCTCGGTATATTGATTGGTGTCTGTCCAGCCTTGATAAAAGATACTATCGCTGTATTGATAGGAATCCTCCATCAGTCCCAAAGATTGGGTTAGTTCTTCTCGAATCAAATGGGAACGTTCTTGCTGAGTGACTCCATCCGTAGAAATTAAAACCCTCGACCGATCTATGGCATGATTATCATTCCACCAACCCCAGAAAAAACCATAATTGAGAGGCTGGTAGTTAGGCTCATATTGAAAAAATTTTGATTCCGGAACAAAGTAAATTTCTATATTGGGATTATTAACGAGATCGCGAGGTTTGTGGGATGAAATGTCTTGAATAGAATGCCCTGCTTGGCTCACCACTTGCAACCGAATTCCTGATACTAAAGTATTGAGTTCATCAATAACCGTTTGCAACGTCTTGAGGTCTTCCGGCGTGGGTGAGCCAATCACTTTGATATTAATATCTCTGTCCCATTTTTTAATTGTTGGCTCTGAGTCGGCATACTCACTTTTAAGAGCCACTTCTAAAAAATAATTAATTTGAGTCGTTGTATAACTTCTACTGGGTAATGATTGCTCTACAGCCGCTTGGTGGAAGCTAGCTTGAGCAGCACTCACGGGATTTACAGTCGTTGGCGGTGTGTCTAACCACTTAGCATAATTAGGTAGCTGATAAGTGGATAGCACCAAACCACTTATCAGGCTACAAATCGCTGAATTGACGACTAAAACAAAAGGATTTCGCTGGGACATAGTGGGATGGGGAGCGGGGGAATAGGAGGATGTCAAGTGTACTTAGCTAAAACCGCTAATTTGTCTACCTCCTAAATTTGTTGCAACAGTGTTTGATAGAGTTAGCCTCCCTCGGAAAATCTACGATCTTCTTTGAATCGGCTTCTAGCTTTTTGCAAAGAAGCGATCGCTTCTTCCGGTTTTTCTGCCGCCAAAGTGCTTATCCCAAATTAAGACTCACGTCCAGATGCCCATTTATCCCGCCATTTTACAGTTCCTTCACTGGCAATCACCCAACGACGACCAACCAGGTTTTCGCGCAATGGAGACGTACCTTCACGTAATAGGACATATTTGTAAACGATTGGTTTTCCGGCACTTTCATTAAAAGGAATTTCCCCAAACCAAGTGTTGGTATTGATGTATTCCAGAGGGTAAGCTTTGGCAATATCCCAGTTCCCTAATTCCGGACAATCTCCGATGACGGCAATCCTTTCACCAGGTTGCGTTTGGACGCCATTAAGTTGCGCTCGGACAATGGTTTGCGCCTTAATTCGCTCTCCAACATGACTGATAACGATGACTTCCTTTGAATCTAACTGAAAGTTATACAACTTGCCGTCTTTGACTTCATATTTTTGTCGGGATAAGACATCCGTATGCTCTCCTTCAGGTAACTCAGTTTCCACCTCATCCAGTGTCACGGATTCCCCACGATTCATCGCCACAAACAACAGCGAATCCCGATAACGACGCACATAACAGTAAACATCAGGAGTCAAATACTTTTGCCACTGACTGCCCATGGATACAGCCGGATTGAGCCGTCGCAAGCCAGAAAGTAAGCGAATATCTCGATAAAGCTGGCTATCAGTATCCCATTTATCCATCATTGGACGGTTGTAGGGATCGTTGTTTCCATAAGGGTTCATATCTCCATTGGTGTCATCGTGGAGATACTGTTCGGTGCCGTAATAAATGCAGGGAATACCACGAACTGTCATTATCAAGATCACTGCCAAACGCAAAATTTCTGGGTCAGAATTTAACGTTTGAAAGCGGTGCATATCGTGATTATCGATAAATGTAATCAGCTCAGTTGCACTATAGTAGTGATCGTCTAGGTCGAAGATTTCTTGAATTAAGTGAAATCCCCCTTCAGCCCCCGCCCCTAAGGCTTGTCGAATCGCAATGCAAAGACCAAAATCTAGAATTGACATTCCAGATTCATTGGCAAATTCAACGGAAAGGTCATTCAGAGGGCTACTATAAATCCACTCTCCGAAAATAAAAACATCGGGTTTATGGCTTTGAATGTCAGCAATAAATTCTTGCCAAAACCAGATCGGCATATGCTTCACCGTGTCAATCCGTAAAGCATCGACTCCTCGATCTAGCCATTGCTTGATGGCTGACTTAATGTAGTTACGATACTGAATATTATTTTCGTTAAAGGTAGCAAGCCCTGACAATTCACAATTTTGCACTTGCCACTCGTCTTCCCAGTTCGTCACTTCACCATAATGGTGATACCAGTGATTTTTGTCATCATTAAAATCAGCAATTAGCTTTCCATCATCGTAGAGTAATCCCTTCTTTCCGCTAAAATCAGGACTACTATGGTTGCACACAATATCCAGAATCATTTTCATGTTCCGTTTGTGTAACTCATCAATTAATCTGTCAAAAACTGTATTTCGGCTTTCTTGAGTTTTATTTAGAGACGGGTCATCATCTTTGTGAATAAAGCGAGGATTGAGCCGCTTAAAATCTTTTGTCCAGTAGCCGTGAATCGCGGCACTATCAATAAATAAGGCTTCAACTTGCTCAAA of the Allocoleopsis franciscana PCC 7113 genome contains:
- a CDS encoding glucosamine-6-phosphate deaminase — translated: MLHTPQKTFQVDALSVRQYHNEAELALDAAQLCQNYLQSVLLQKGTATVILATGNSQIKFLDALSALEGVDWSKVTFFHLDEFLGIDSEHPASFRRYLKERVENQVTSFQFHYIKGDALQPLDECSRYTQLLQAQAIDLCCLGVGGNGHLAFNEPSVADFNDPHSVKLVKLDESTRLAQMKSGDFPVLEAVPQYAFTLTLPMLCSAQKILCLAPGKHKASAVKTMLQGSIVEDYPASILRTKSQAILFLDADAATML
- a CDS encoding MFS transporter codes for the protein MSLDSKNKTTRTVILLTIIFLAIELLDELVDGVGGAAYPLIRTDLHLSYMQVGLLLTIPNTISSLIEPILGILGDLGQRRQLILGGGVAFAFALLLISLSHHFFGLLAAFVLFYPASGSFVNLSQATLMDIEPTRHEQNMARWTLAGSVGNVLGPLALAGAIGLNQSWRSVFLILAVLTVLVVGILWKYPIVTLTASSQVEQPIRSFNDGIRQAINSLKRRNVIRWLTLLQCSDLMLDVLRGFLALYFVDVVGASNTQASFAITVWLGFGLLGDFLLIPLLERVQGLAYLRLSAMIVLCLYPAFLVVPNIDVKLIILGLLGFLNAGWYSILQGRLYTAMPGQSGTVMTLNNLAGFVGGLAPFVLGWVAQQYGLPQTMWMLLIAPIALLIGLFKVE
- a CDS encoding DUF2235 domain-containing protein yields the protein MKRLIVCCDGTWQQLTSPCPTNVVKIAQAIQPFASDGTPQILYYEEGVGTENEADKLFGGAFGKGIDDNIQDAYRFLCLNYVEGDEIYLFGFSRGAYTVRSLAGLIYNSGLLRRYHIRQVPKAYELYTSRGSKPSSEEAVEFRNNYGDRVPITLLGCWDTVGSLGIPDLTPFLHLDQRINNKYRFHDTQLNPMIKNALHAVAIDEARKVFDVTPMVKDPDAEEQVLHQIWFPGDHGCVGGGLKEHSQLSDTALKWMIDSVGSLGLGLEFDLSHINPTVDPDSCCDFHIVAKSLISKAALLAGFKLRDVGDKFEDLHESVILRWKKRSDYRPENLKKYLAKLEL
- a CDS encoding peptidoglycan-binding protein is translated as MEILAYTHWSLNHEQADHLEPEADEWKFFQGLNWKPRSSAWIGLISSMMALLILSVASSAMAAFVRTNGSPLNIRTSPGGRVVGSLPNGTFISLNGRASGGWSQLSSGNWAYSRWISSSGGSGGGGGGAPGVLAYVRTEGGSLHVRSSPGGRIVGSLPNGTSISLNGRSSGGWSQLSNGNWVYSRWISSSGGSAGGGGGTPSGTLQRDSSGQPVTNLQTRLKALGFYTAPVTGYYGDLTEAAVRDFQRSRGIQVNGIAGPQTQSALYSTTAGGSAGGGGGSPSTLLQRGSRGSSVTNLQNRLKALGLFTGPVTGYYGELTEAAVRNFQRSRGIQVNGIAGPQTTAALYGTNSGSVGGGGAPSTTLQRGSSGSAVNNLQNRLKTLGFYTASVTGYYGDVTEAAVRDFQRSRGIQVNGIAGSQTQAALYSGSSVTY
- a CDS encoding DUF2927 domain-containing protein, with protein sequence MSQRNPFVLVVNSAICSLISGLVLSTYQLPNYAKWLDTPPTTVNPVSAAQASFHQAAVEQSLPSRSYTTTQINYFLEVALKSEYADSEPTIKKWDRDINIKVIGSPTPEDLKTLQTVIDELNTLVSGIRLQVVSQAGHSIQDISSHKPRDLVNNPNIEIYFVPESKFFQYEPNYQPLNYGFFWGWWNDNHAIDRSRVLISTDGVTQQERSHLIREELTQSLGLMEDSYQYSDSIFYQGWTDTNQYTEIDKAVIEMLYRPEIQPGMTQSQVLEVFRTLNARK
- a CDS encoding alpha-amylase family glycosyl hydrolase yields the protein MVSTPPPQSSSSQYEISEAKVEAKVDALVTETPTESEIDLEFLYTRDIEFRQESIYFIVVDRFYDGDPENSEGPNPELYDSEGKDWGKYWGGDLQGIIDKLDYLKNLGVTAIWLTPLFEQVEALFIDSAAIHGYWTKDFKRLNPRFIHKDDDPSLNKTQESRNTVFDRLIDELHKRNMKMILDIVCNHSSPDFSGKKGLLYDDGKLIADFNDDKNHWYHHYGEVTNWEDEWQVQNCELSGLATFNENNIQYRNYIKSAIKQWLDRGVDALRIDTVKHMPIWFWQEFIADIQSHKPDVFIFGEWIYSSPLNDLSVEFANESGMSILDFGLCIAIRQALGAGAEGGFHLIQEIFDLDDHYYSATELITFIDNHDMHRFQTLNSDPEILRLAVILIMTVRGIPCIYYGTEQYLHDDTNGDMNPYGNNDPYNRPMMDKWDTDSQLYRDIRLLSGLRRLNPAVSMGSQWQKYLTPDVYCYVRRYRDSLLFVAMNRGESVTLDEVETELPEGEHTDVLSRQKYEVKDGKLYNFQLDSKEVIVISHVGERIKAQTIVRAQLNGVQTQPGERIAVIGDCPELGNWDIAKAYPLEYINTNTWFGEIPFNESAGKPIVYKYVLLREGTSPLRENLVGRRWVIASEGTVKWRDKWASGRES